In Alosa sapidissima isolate fAloSap1 chromosome 5, fAloSap1.pri, whole genome shotgun sequence, the genomic stretch gtgtttgtgtgtgtgtgtgtgtgtgtgtgttgtcgacCTGAATAGCCTGTGTGagcaaagaaagaaagcaacacTGGTCCGTGTGCAAAGTCTTTTTTACGATGTTAGCTTCTTCTGTGCAAGGCTACTTTGGCAGTCACCTCTCCCATCGAGAGTGCGCACGCAGGGGAAACAGTGTAATAACACCGATCATTACCGGAGTGCGAAACTAGCAGTTGGTTGTCGACCGTTCACCACCGCAGCCTTTTGCGCACAGAGGGAGGGGACGCCCCCCAGGGCACAGGAGCCAATTAAAAGTTTCCGTGCCGTAAACAGCGGGGCGAAGTTGGAAtggaaaccagaaggcacaaaGGGGTGCTTCACAACCCATGCTGATAGAATAAAAACTGTGCATCTATACAGTACAGGACATTTCTTACTGCGTGGTGAGCCCCATCACGTGTAGGAGTAGTCTAAATCTGGGATGCCGCCTTCTCTGTAGCCACGGTTCGTGCCGTAGCCAGTGGTGTTAGTCATTTGGTGGGGGGGTTTGTATAGTCCTGTGCCGTTTGGAGGGAAGATGGTGTGAATGATGTAGTCTTCACGAAGGGGTTTGGGCTGCAGGGGCTGTCTGGTGGCCATGGGGGTCATCTGGAAGCCGGGGCCACGTATCTCGAGGATGGTGGTGTCCTTCTTCGTGCCGGACTCGATGTAGTCATCGTAGGTCTTGCTCTTGCTCTTGCGCGAGTTGTTGCGGGTGTAGTGGTCTCGGGAGGAGAGGCAGCCGGCTCGGTGGGTGTACCAACAGAATATAGCCAGGATGAGCGCCAGGGAGACCAGAGCCGTTGCCCCACCGATGATGCCCGCGAGGGGCAAGGTGGTCAGGTGCTCCGACCCCTTACCTTCCCCGTCCTGTCCGGCGTCCTGGCTGGGGTCAGCTGTCTCAGTCTTGGCACACACTGGCTCGTTGTCTACGTCGGCGTCCTCGCCCGCCACCGCGCCTTTGCCCACTCCTGGGCTGCCAGCGGCGGCCAGCGGCACGATGCAGATGACGTAGCTGGAGCGCGGCTGCAGGGCGGTCAGCAGGTACTCGCGGCGGTCCGACTGCACCAGCGTCTCGGTGATGGAGCCCATGGCGGCGCTGGTGCCCTGCCGGAGCCAGCTGAGGCGGAAGGAGGACGAGTGCTGCGCCACGCTCCAGGTCACGCGGATGCTGTCGTGCGAGAGCGCCTTGACGTTGAGCGCCAGGTTCTTGCCCACGGCGCTGCTGCTCAGCTTGTAGTCCAGCCCGGCGTCCGGGAAGCCCAGGCTGGGCCGGCGCGAGCGCAGCGTGAACAGCGAGCcctggagtggagagagagtggtCGAGCTGGCCGCCACACCGCCGCCACCGCCGCCCGCCCCCCCCCACCGCTGCCCTTTCCCGGCTCCCAGCAGCCCCGGCGGCGGGGGCTGTGGCCTCGCACTCCTCCATCTGGCCGGTGAGGTCCCTCAGGGCCAGGTCCCGCACCCTCTCGGGCCCCTGGCAGGTCAGGCCCCTGACCGTGATGGTGTTGCCGCGGGCGTGCAGCCAGTCGTGGAGCCAGCGCAGGTTGCACGTGCAGTACCACGGGTTGCTGCGCACCAGCAGCTGCGCCAGGCCATCCAGGTCGCGGAACAGGCCCCGCGGCAGCGTGGTGAGGTTGTTCCCCGAGAGGTCCAGCCTCTGCAGCCGCCGCATGCCGTCCAGCGAGCCCCGGGGCATGTGGGTGATGGCGTTGTCCTGcagcgagagccgctgcaggtGGGCGGTGGGCAGGTTGAGCGGCGGCCGCTGCAGCGAGTTGCGCACCAGCGACAGCTCCGTCAGGTTGGAGAGCCGCGCGAACGTGTCGTCGGCGATGCGCTGGTTGGCCAGCAGGTTGCCGTCCAGCACCAGGCGCCGCAGCGACGAGAGGCCGCGGAAGGCGTGCGTGGGGATGGTCGAGATGCGGTTGTCGTCCAGGCGCAGCTCCTCCAGTGAGGCGGGCAGCCCCGACGGGATGCTGGACAGGTGGTTGCGCGAGAGGAAGAGCAGACGCAGCCGCGGGTTGTCCACGAACGCCTGGTCCTCGATGCTGACCGTGGAGACCGAGTTGTCGTCCAGGTGCAGCTTCTCGAGCAGGGGCAGACGGGCGAGCGCGGCTCGGGGCAGCACGCGGATGTTGTTGTCCTGCAGGTGGAGCTCGCGCAGCGACGGCGGCAGGTGCATGGGGAAGTCGTCCAGCTCGTTGTCATAGAGGTAGATGACCCGGACCGTGGTGAGGTGCTCGAGCGACGTGGGCAAGCCGGCGTTGTCGATGTGGTTGTTCTGCAGGTAGAGGACGGTGGCGGACGGCGGCAGCGGTGGGATGCCGCTCAGGCCGCGGTCATTGCAGTAGATGAAGTCCTCATCGCACCGACACACGGAGGGGCAGTAGGGGTCTCCTGCGTCCAGCTCTCCCAGGCCCTGCGCCGCGGCGACGCTAAACTCAAAAACCTCAGCCATTAAAGTCAGACACAGCAGGAGCGTGAACAGGCAATCACGGGAGTGTGATGATCCTTCAGGGGCCATGTTGCTGCTTCCCTCTCCTTCGACTCTCTCCTTCGAATCCTCTGATTCCTCTATTATCGCCTCCAATTTCTTGATGCGTCTGTGCAGCGGCAGCAGCGTCTCCTCGCTGCGCCGAACGTCGAGTGCTTATTTATCTCAAGTCCCTCTGGCTACCAATCCAGTGTCACCAGCCTGTGGAAAATTCCAGAAGACACTCTGTGTTAGTTACCCTGTAAACTATTTGCATAATCACATATGGTTTGTGCAATGGCAGATAAATATTTGCAATGATACAGTACTATAGCACCTGCTACACGATTATTCCACTACATGTCCAAAGTGTGAAGCATTTATTATTCACTGTCACCCCTCATCTTAGACTGCGAGACAAATCTATCCATACCACAAGTAGCCTCCACCAGATATGAGTTATAATAACAAGACAGAGATGGAACGAGAGTGTGACAGACAAGGGAGCagaggagatgggagagagagagagagagagagagagagagagagtcaggggaAGGGAGAAATAGAGACAAACCAAAAGGTTTTCCTTTATCTAATCTGTCACAATTCCCAGCAGGAGATCTGTAAGATGTCTAGGATCTGTTACAATGCACAGACGCATTACACGTGCTTATTTACAATGTATTAATCACGAGTCAAAATGAATAATTGAAGTCATCATCAGTCGGAAATAAGCAGGCATAGCGTGTCATGTGATCCCCGTGCACTGACCGAGACactgtgttttgttttaacgAGCGGCCACTAAGTCCCTGGCTGTGGCCTGGGGGATGATTATATGTGCTAATCTTGTGGCCTGTTTGTGCTAGAAGATTTTGGGTGAGATTTGGGGTGTCTGCTTGAGACGGAACAGCTGGGCGGACGAGTCTGTCGAGCAGCGTGGAGTATTTGGGTCACCTCTTTCAGAGGGTCGCCAtggcgagagagcgagagagagattgctATGGTGCATTGAGTGGGAGGGATTAAGAACATATGGAGTTGTGATTGTGTTGGATTAAGCAGGTGTTCAAAAGAATGGCACATGGATGAACaataacaacacacaaacatatttacaaacaaatacacacaaacacatttcttcTTTCATCTTAGCCTCCTGGAAAGGTGAAAATCAAAAGAGTGGTGTCACGTGGTGGTACTCTAGGCTTCTATCTTAAGCTGGCTGGCTTTTAAA encodes the following:
- the flrt1a gene encoding LOW QUALITY PROTEIN: leucine-rich repeat transmembrane protein FLRT1 (The sequence of the model RefSeq protein was modified relative to this genomic sequence to represent the inferred CDS: deleted 1 base in 1 codon), producing MAPEGSSHSRDCLFTLLLCLTLMAEVFEFSVAAAQGLGELDAGDPYCPSVCRCDEDFIYCNDRGLSGIPPLPPSATVLYLQNNHIDNAGLPTSLEHLTTVRVIYLYDNELDDFPMHLPPSLRELHLQDNNIRVLPRAALARLPLLEKLHLDDNSVSTVSIEDQAFVDNPRLRLLFLSRNHLSSIPSGLPASLEELRLDDNRISTIPTHAFRGLSSLRRLVLDGNLLANQRIADDTFARLSNLTELSLVRNSLQRPPLNLPTAHLQRLSLQDNAITHMPRGSLDGMRRLQRLDLSGNNLTTLPRGLFRDLDGLAQLLVRSNPWYCTCNLRWLHDWLHARGNTITVRGLTCQGPERVRDLALRDLTGQMEECEATAPAAGAAGSRERAAVGGAGGGGGGVAASSTTLSPLQGSLFTLRSRRPSLGFPDAGLDYKLSSSAVGKNLALNVKALSHDSIRVTWSVAQHSSSFRLSWLRQGTSAAMGSITETLVQSDRREYLLTALQPRSSYVICIVPLAAAGSPGVGKGAVAGEDADVDNEPVCAKTETADPSQDAGQDGEGKGSEHLTTLPLAGIIGGATALVSLALILAIFCWYTHRAGCLSSRDHYTRNNSRKSKSKTYDDYIESGTKKDTTILEIRGPGFQMTPMATRQPLQPKPLREDYIIHTIFPPNGTGLYKPPHQMTNTTGYGTNRGYREGGIPDLDYSYT